From Acidobacteriota bacterium, one genomic window encodes:
- a CDS encoding TraR/DksA family transcriptional regulator: MTEINLDEIKERLIAERDSLINKLKENDLSVDDAETPDPVDLAVRNYSKNVMLAVSENESRQLTLINEALTRLDDDEYGTCQNCDKEISPKRLDAIPWARYCLSCQELVEKGLLEEE; this comes from the coding sequence ATGACAGAAATTAATCTCGATGAAATCAAGGAACGGCTGATCGCCGAGCGCGATAGTTTGATAAACAAGCTGAAGGAGAACGATCTTTCGGTTGACGATGCCGAAACGCCGGATCCGGTTGATCTGGCCGTCCGAAACTATTCAAAGAACGTGATGCTGGCGGTTTCGGAGAACGAAAGCCGACAGTTGACCCTGATCAACGAAGCGTTGACGAGACTCGATGACGACGAATACGGAACGTGTCAGAATTGCGACAAGGAGATCAGTCCTAAGCGTCTGGACGCCATTCCCTGGGCGCGATATTGTCTGAGCTGTCAGGAGCTGGTTGAGAAGGGGTTGCTCGAAGAAGAATAG
- the rsfS gene encoding ribosome silencing factor, translating into MEELKEKTLHHETVTVEIAQTPTPFSELDEEVKLALHCAAEKKAFDMIALDLREVVSFTEFFIIATGANQRQVQAIIDEIDEQLRKQLNRRPVRTEGYSGAEWVLMDYGDFIVHIFEKNARDFYDLERLWRDARQVEIPKDL; encoded by the coding sequence ATGGAAGAATTAAAGGAAAAAACACTGCACCACGAAACGGTCACGGTCGAGATCGCGCAGACGCCGACGCCGTTTTCGGAGCTTGACGAAGAGGTCAAGCTGGCGCTTCATTGCGCCGCAGAGAAAAAAGCGTTCGATATGATCGCGCTCGATCTGCGCGAGGTAGTCAGCTTCACGGAGTTTTTCATAATTGCCACCGGCGCCAATCAGCGTCAGGTTCAGGCGATCATCGACGAGATCGACGAGCAGCTTCGAAAACAACTCAACCGGCGCCCAGTTCGCACGGAAGGCTATTCGGGAGCCGAGTGGGTCCTGATGGATTACGGCGATTTCATCGTTCATATTTTCGAGAAGAACGCCCGTGATTTTTACGATCTCGAACGCTTGTGGCGCGACGCGCGGCAAGTTGAGATCCCGAAAGATCTATAA
- a CDS encoding AbrB/MazE/SpoVT family DNA-binding domain-containing protein: MKANIVAIGNSQGIRIPKILLDQSGLSGEVDLEVCDQGIMIRKSTRPRENWDEAFQQMAQNNDDDMLIEGSSPKTLRENWRW; the protein is encoded by the coding sequence ATGAAAGCGAACATCGTCGCCATCGGAAACTCGCAAGGCATCCGGATCCCCAAGATCCTGCTCGATCAATCCGGTCTTTCGGGCGAAGTCGATCTCGAAGTCTGCGATCAGGGAATCATGATCAGGAAATCGACGCGTCCCCGTGAGAATTGGGACGAGGCTTTCCAACAAATGGCGCAGAACAACGACGACGATATGCTGATCGAAGGCAGTTCACCCAAAACGCTGCGGGAGAACTGGCGATGGTAA
- a CDS encoding cation-transporting P-type ATPase, whose translation MICNKGTLIAKIICGIELSGDRMSYQEFQAASASDTGKQIDGFAFLSEDEALSLLESGRDGLDEKEAERRFALFGANLLPKGAKRAWYFDLARDFTHFFALMLWFGAALAWFAGLPELSWAIIIVIVVNGVFSFWQEYRAERAAEALQALLPHQVTVRRDGDHKIIPAENVVRGDILVLSEGETIPADARLIKAEKLRLNLSSLTGESKPIPRTTIAHGKHDQPLSVFPNLVFAGTSVSSGRGEAVVFSIGAATEFGRIAQLTQEQTKGLSPLEKELQRVMRFVTVLAVGLGAAFFVLGVMFGGLSLPVAFIFAIGIIVANVPEGLLPTLTLSLAIGVRRMARRRALVKRLSAVETLGATTIILTDKTGTLTENEMTVRELWADGKLTNVETNTKESQASGPTFEVLRTGALCCDAHLVPPPPGSRKWTVIGDPTEAAILVAAAKFGLTEDRLKVFERIAELPFDSVRKRMSTIQSIDGATIACVKGALNEMLRFCTKISWGGEEVELTSDLQEAIQAAHDSLAQKGRRVLAVARRELNSDEPRYDGEWRGSDVERNLTFLGLIAMEDPPRPEVAAAIALCRKAGVRVAMITGDDGLTAAAIGREIGLNGDTPTIITGEQIDRIDDVTLTKLLTQSDVLFARVSPEHKLKLVQTCQKLGEVVAVTGDGVNDAPALRKANIGIAMGATGTDVAREASDMVLTDDNFASIVDAISEGRAVYDNIRKFIGYVFVSNAAEMIPFVVFVMFGVPLPLTIMQVLAVDVGTDLLPALALGAEQPGQEVMERPPRKQSEALLNSGILIRAYLWLGSIEAALALAGYFFAQFLAGWRPGGEFVSSGTVYVTATTVTFAGIVMAQIGSSFAWRSERQSIFSLGFFSNRLLLWCIAAEIGLMLALIYTPPLQRIFQMSPPTLEHWMMIGTFGVVLLLLEELRKLIARRWL comes from the coding sequence TTGATTTGCAATAAAGGCACGCTGATTGCAAAGATCATTTGCGGCATTGAGCTTTCGGGCGATCGAATGAGTTATCAGGAGTTTCAGGCGGCGTCAGCCTCCGATACAGGCAAACAAATCGACGGATTCGCGTTCTTGTCGGAAGATGAGGCTCTGTCATTGCTCGAGTCCGGGCGTGACGGACTTGATGAGAAAGAAGCCGAACGCCGTTTCGCATTGTTCGGGGCCAACCTTCTTCCGAAGGGCGCGAAGCGCGCCTGGTATTTTGACCTGGCGCGAGATTTCACCCATTTCTTCGCGCTGATGCTCTGGTTCGGGGCAGCGTTGGCTTGGTTCGCCGGACTCCCGGAACTCTCTTGGGCGATCATCATCGTCATTGTCGTCAACGGCGTCTTCAGTTTCTGGCAAGAGTATCGGGCAGAACGAGCCGCCGAAGCGCTGCAGGCACTTCTTCCGCACCAAGTCACCGTGCGGCGCGACGGAGATCACAAGATCATTCCGGCCGAAAATGTAGTCCGCGGCGATATTCTGGTCCTTTCTGAAGGTGAGACGATCCCCGCCGACGCGCGATTGATCAAGGCAGAAAAATTAAGGCTTAACCTCTCGTCGCTGACCGGCGAGTCGAAGCCGATTCCGCGCACTACCATCGCGCACGGAAAGCACGATCAACCGCTCTCGGTCTTCCCGAATCTGGTTTTTGCCGGAACGTCCGTTTCGAGCGGCCGTGGTGAAGCCGTTGTCTTCTCGATCGGCGCCGCGACGGAATTCGGGCGTATCGCGCAACTGACCCAAGAGCAAACGAAAGGACTGAGCCCGCTCGAGAAGGAACTGCAGCGGGTAATGCGTTTCGTCACGGTTCTCGCGGTCGGTCTCGGCGCCGCCTTCTTCGTACTCGGCGTAATGTTCGGCGGACTTTCCCTACCGGTCGCGTTCATTTTCGCGATCGGGATCATCGTCGCCAACGTCCCCGAAGGACTCTTGCCGACGCTGACTCTTTCACTCGCGATCGGCGTGCGGCGAATGGCGCGGCGGAGGGCTTTGGTGAAGCGCCTTTCGGCGGTCGAAACCCTCGGCGCGACGACCATTATTCTGACCGACAAGACGGGAACCCTAACCGAGAACGAAATGACGGTTCGCGAATTATGGGCCGACGGCAAACTGACAAACGTTGAAACAAACACCAAGGAATCGCAAGCTTCCGGGCCAACGTTCGAGGTGCTTCGAACCGGCGCGCTGTGCTGCGACGCCCATCTCGTTCCACCGCCCCCCGGAAGTCGAAAGTGGACCGTGATCGGTGACCCGACCGAGGCGGCGATTCTCGTCGCGGCCGCCAAATTCGGCTTGACCGAAGATCGTTTGAAGGTATTCGAACGGATCGCCGAACTCCCGTTCGATTCGGTGCGCAAGCGTATGTCCACGATCCAGTCGATTGACGGCGCGACCATCGCGTGCGTTAAAGGCGCGCTCAACGAAATGCTCCGATTCTGTACCAAGATCAGTTGGGGCGGCGAGGAAGTGGAGCTCACGTCAGATCTCCAGGAAGCCATCCAGGCGGCTCACGATTCTCTCGCGCAGAAGGGCCGGCGCGTACTGGCGGTCGCGCGGCGTGAGTTGAACTCCGATGAACCAAGGTACGACGGCGAATGGCGAGGATCCGACGTCGAACGGAATCTGACCTTTCTGGGACTCATCGCGATGGAAGACCCGCCGCGACCGGAAGTCGCCGCCGCCATCGCTCTTTGCCGCAAGGCCGGAGTCCGGGTCGCGATGATAACCGGCGACGACGGGCTGACGGCGGCCGCGATCGGGCGCGAGATCGGTCTCAACGGCGATACGCCGACAATCATCACCGGCGAGCAGATCGATCGGATCGACGACGTCACGCTGACCAAACTGCTGACGCAATCCGACGTCCTCTTCGCGCGGGTCTCGCCGGAACATAAACTCAAGCTGGTCCAAACCTGCCAGAAACTCGGAGAGGTCGTCGCGGTTACCGGCGACGGCGTCAATGATGCGCCGGCGCTGCGAAAGGCCAACATCGGGATCGCGATGGGGGCGACCGGCACCGATGTCGCGCGCGAGGCGTCCGATATGGTGCTGACCGACGACAATTTCGCGAGCATTGTCGATGCCATCAGCGAAGGCCGCGCCGTATATGACAACATCCGGAAATTCATCGGCTACGTTTTCGTCAGCAACGCGGCCGAGATGATTCCGTTCGTAGTCTTTGTTATGTTCGGAGTTCCGTTGCCACTGACGATAATGCAGGTGCTCGCGGTCGATGTCGGAACCGACCTTCTGCCGGCTCTCGCGCTCGGCGCGGAGCAACCGGGACAGGAGGTGATGGAACGTCCGCCGCGCAAACAGAGCGAGGCACTGCTTAATTCCGGGATACTGATCCGCGCGTACCTCTGGCTCGGATCGATCGAAGCGGCGCTCGCACTTGCGGGTTACTTTTTCGCGCAATTTCTTGCGGGTTGGCGTCCCGGCGGCGAGTTCGTTTCGAGCGGGACCGTTTACGTGACGGCGACGACGGTCACGTTCGCCGGCATCGTGATGGCGCAGATCGGCAGCTCCTTCGCCTGGCGAAGCGAACGGCAGTCGATCTTCAGTCTTGGATTCTTCAGCAACCGCCTGCTCTTGTGGTGCATTGCGGCGGAAATCGGCTTGATGCTCGCACTGATCTACACCCCGCCGTTGCAGAGGATCTTTCAGATGTCTCCGCCAACGCTCGAACATTGGATGATGATCGGGACATTCGGCGTCGTGCTGCTCTTGCTTGAGGAATTGCGAAAACTCATCGCACGCCGCTGGTTATAG
- a CDS encoding PQQ-dependent sugar dehydrogenase, translating to MKRVKVGVVFLIVIASMAAVVFAQGVPAPFTIRLQPFLSGLAQPVLLRTAKDGTKRLFVVQQRGIIRVVQPGSNVATDFMNIAAKVSSTGSERGLLGLAFHPQFASNSYFFVNYTRASDGATIVARYTATNNNTLGDPNSEVILLNIPQPFSNHNGGMIEFGPDGNLYIGMGDGGSANDPGARAQNINELLGKFLRITPSTAAVPPVPAYTNPADNPYVGINGADEIYAIGVRNPWRWSFDRGGTNQLWAGDVGQDAIEEVDIINRGGNYGWRVYEGTQCTNNDPGLCTPGNFTMPVFQYSQTATRCSVTGGYVYRGGLRTFPDGTYLNSDYCTGEIFTWNGAQHVMQLDTPRLVASFGEDDDGELYAVGIGSTTNATGTVEKIVRAKASADFDGDFKTDISIFRPSTGVWYIINSSNSSLRIQQFGLNGDIPTPEDWDGDNITDIGVFRPSNGVWYHFRSSNNTVGITQFGLNGDTPAQGDFDGDGRADLAVFRPSTGVWYVQRSSNASVDVQQFGLTGDIPVAGDYDGDGKYDRAVFRPNNGVWYRLGSSTGAFVQLNFGSSGDVPSVGDFDGDGKLDYALFRPSTGVWYRLRSSDGAVQINQFGVNNDVPAVGDYDGDGLDDIAVFRPSTGVWYTQATSNGAVGIQQFGLSGDAPAPTYDAP from the coding sequence ATGAAAAGAGTAAAAGTCGGAGTTGTTTTTCTGATCGTCATCGCCTCGATGGCGGCGGTCGTTTTTGCGCAGGGCGTTCCGGCGCCGTTCACAATCAGGCTTCAGCCATTTCTCTCGGGATTGGCTCAGCCTGTTTTGCTCCGCACCGCGAAAGACGGAACGAAGCGTCTTTTTGTCGTCCAGCAGCGCGGAATCATCCGCGTCGTCCAGCCCGGTTCGAACGTCGCGACGGACTTTATGAACATCGCGGCGAAGGTTAGCTCGACCGGCAGCGAACGCGGTTTGCTCGGACTGGCTTTTCACCCGCAGTTCGCGTCGAACAGCTACTTTTTCGTCAACTACACACGCGCTTCAGACGGTGCGACGATCGTCGCCCGTTACACTGCGACCAACAACAATACGCTTGGCGATCCGAACAGCGAAGTGATACTTCTGAATATCCCGCAGCCTTTCTCGAATCATAACGGCGGGATGATTGAATTCGGTCCGGACGGAAATCTCTACATCGGTATGGGTGACGGCGGTTCGGCGAACGATCCGGGCGCACGCGCGCAGAACATCAATGAGCTGCTCGGGAAGTTCCTGCGCATCACGCCGAGCACGGCCGCCGTTCCGCCGGTTCCGGCCTACACCAATCCGGCGGACAATCCGTATGTCGGAATCAACGGCGCGGACGAGATCTACGCGATCGGCGTCAGAAATCCGTGGCGTTGGTCGTTCGACCGCGGCGGGACCAACCAGCTTTGGGCCGGCGACGTCGGGCAGGATGCGATCGAGGAAGTCGACATTATAAACCGCGGCGGAAATTACGGCTGGCGCGTTTACGAAGGCACGCAATGCACGAACAACGATCCGGGTCTCTGCACCCCGGGGAACTTTACGATGCCTGTGTTTCAGTATTCGCAAACCGCGACTCGATGTTCCGTGACCGGCGGTTATGTATATCGCGGCGGACTACGGACCTTTCCTGACGGCACGTATCTCAACAGCGATTATTGCACGGGCGAGATCTTCACCTGGAACGGCGCCCAGCACGTGATGCAGCTCGACACGCCGCGCCTCGTCGCGTCGTTCGGCGAAGACGATGACGGCGAACTTTATGCGGTCGGCATCGGAAGCACGACGAACGCGACCGGCACCGTCGAAAAGATCGTCCGCGCAAAGGCGTCCGCCGACTTTGACGGCGACTTCAAGACGGACATCTCGATCTTTCGGCCGTCGACCGGTGTTTGGTACATCATCAACAGCTCGAACAGTTCGCTTCGGATCCAACAATTCGGTCTCAACGGCGATATCCCGACCCCGGAAGACTGGGACGGCGACAATATCACCGACATCGGCGTTTTCAGACCTTCTAACGGTGTTTGGTACCACTTCCGAAGCAGCAACAACACCGTTGGGATCACGCAGTTCGGATTGAACGGCGACACCCCTGCACAGGGAGACTTTGATGGCGACGGCCGGGCCGATCTCGCCGTTTTTCGCCCATCGACCGGAGTTTGGTACGTCCAGCGCTCGTCGAATGCGTCCGTCGACGTTCAGCAGTTCGGACTTACGGGCGATATTCCCGTTGCCGGCGATTATGACGGTGACGGAAAATACGATCGAGCGGTTTTCCGTCCGAACAACGGCGTCTGGTATCGCTTGGGTTCATCGACCGGAGCATTCGTCCAGCTCAATTTCGGATCCTCGGGAGATGTCCCGTCGGTAGGCGATTTCGATGGTGACGGCAAACTCGACTATGCCCTGTTCCGTCCGAGCACCGGCGTCTGGTATCGTCTGCGAAGCTCCGACGGTGCGGTCCAGATCAATCAGTTCGGGGTCAACAACGACGTTCCGGCCGTCGGCGACTACGATGGCGACGGACTGGACGACATCGCCGTCTTCCGACCGTCCACCGGAGTCTGGTACACACAGGCGACATCAAACGGCGCGGTTGGGATCCAGCAATTCGGCCTTAGCGGCGACGCACCGGCCCCGACATACGACGCTCCGTAA
- the galU gene encoding UTP--glucose-1-phosphate uridylyltransferase GalU yields MTNKVRKAVFPAAGLGTRFLPATKASPKEMLPLVDKPLIQYAIEEAVASGIESVLIVTGREKGSIENHFDISYELESLLQEKGKTEFFAEVRAISEICRISYTRQRQALGLGHAIYQARDFSENEPFAVLLADDVIDAEKPALKQMMDVFEKYNAPVIATMQVPGEAISRFGVIDAEEVAPNIFKINDMVEKPKFEDAPSDLAIIGRYILTPDVFDAIERTEKGAGGEIQITDAMRLMLREGKPFYAVKLEGTRHDAGDKLGFLIATVQFALKRTDLGDDFRKFLKTLEL; encoded by the coding sequence ATGACAAACAAAGTAAGAAAAGCGGTTTTCCCGGCGGCCGGGCTGGGAACGAGGTTTTTGCCGGCAACAAAAGCATCGCCAAAGGAAATGCTTCCGTTGGTGGATAAGCCTCTGATTCAGTATGCGATCGAAGAAGCCGTCGCGTCGGGCATCGAGTCCGTGCTGATCGTTACCGGTCGCGAGAAAGGCTCGATCGAGAATCATTTCGATATTTCCTACGAACTCGAAAGCCTTCTACAGGAAAAGGGAAAGACCGAGTTCTTCGCGGAGGTCCGCGCGATTTCCGAGATCTGCCGGATCAGTTACACGCGTCAGCGGCAAGCGCTCGGACTCGGCCACGCGATCTATCAGGCAAGAGACTTCTCCGAGAACGAGCCGTTTGCGGTCCTTCTCGCCGATGACGTCATCGATGCCGAAAAACCGGCCCTCAAGCAGATGATGGACGTGTTTGAAAAATACAACGCCCCGGTCATCGCGACGATGCAGGTCCCGGGTGAAGCGATCTCGCGATTCGGTGTGATCGACGCCGAAGAAGTCGCGCCAAACATCTTCAAGATCAACGATATGGTCGAAAAGCCGAAGTTTGAGGACGCGCCGTCGGATCTGGCGATCATCGGCCGCTACATTCTGACTCCGGACGTTTTCGATGCCATCGAACGAACCGAGAAAGGCGCCGGCGGCGAGATCCAGATCACCGACGCGATGCGCCTGATGCTGCGCGAAGGCAAACCTTTCTACGCGGTCAAGCTCGAAGGCACGCGACACGATGCGGGCGACAAACTTGGATTTCTGATTGCCACGGTTCAATTCGCTCTAAAGCGCACTGATCTCGGTGACGATTTCCGGAAGTTCCTCAAGACACTTGAACTTTAG
- a CDS encoding 23S rRNA (pseudouridine(1915)-N(3))-methyltransferase RlmH has protein sequence MKFRIIWVGKTKESSWRALQEKYLARLSHFVRTEIVEIKDSGKVTEGKLILEKLNQSHFVCILDVLGRSVTSPDLAKEIEKWQNRGLQEVCFVIGGAEGLASSVVERADYSLSLSFLTFTHEMARVVMLEQLYRAFTIIKGFPYQK, from the coding sequence ATGAAGTTCCGAATAATATGGGTCGGAAAAACCAAGGAAAGTAGTTGGCGGGCGCTGCAGGAAAAGTATCTTGCTCGCCTGTCGCATTTCGTGCGAACCGAGATCGTCGAAATCAAGGACAGCGGCAAAGTGACCGAAGGCAAACTAATTCTCGAGAAACTGAATCAAAGCCATTTCGTCTGCATTTTGGACGTGTTGGGACGCTCGGTAACTTCCCCGGACCTCGCGAAAGAAATTGAAAAATGGCAAAACCGCGGTCTTCAGGAAGTGTGTTTTGTGATCGGCGGAGCCGAAGGATTGGCATCGTCGGTTGTCGAAAGGGCTGATTATAGTTTATCCTTGTCGTTTCTGACGTTTACGCACGAGATGGCACGCGTCGTAATGTTGGAACAACTTTACCGGGCATTTACAATCATAAAGGGTTTTCCGTATCAAAAATGA
- a CDS encoding type II toxin-antitoxin system PemK/MazF family toxin — MAMVKRFDVYLLNMDDTPDAKDTRPCVVVSPNEINAHLESVIIAPVSSVTRKYPTRVPFDFLGNERTIVLDQIQTVEKSRLTKKIGVVGREVEDSIVGTLLEIFAH; from the coding sequence CTGGCGATGGTAAAGCGTTTCGATGTCTATTTACTTAATATGGACGACACACCCGATGCGAAGGACACACGTCCGTGCGTCGTTGTTTCCCCAAACGAAATAAATGCGCACCTCGAATCGGTGATCATAGCGCCCGTTTCAAGCGTGACGCGAAAGTATCCGACGCGCGTGCCGTTCGATTTTCTCGGAAACGAAAGAACGATCGTTCTCGACCAAATCCAAACGGTCGAAAAATCGCGACTGACAAAGAAGATCGGCGTAGTCGGGCGCGAGGTGGAGGATTCGATCGTCGGAACGTTGCTCGAGATCTTCGCTCACTGA
- the serS gene encoding serine--tRNA ligase, with amino-acid sequence MLDLNFVRDNLETVRKALENRNFPTALLDDFAVMDADRRHVIGESDQINARRNTASKEIGALMQAGKRAEADAKKAEVAGLKDRQTELDEQRKKFEAEMEDLLSNLPNIQSDDVPVGPDESANVEVRRWGTPRDFDFEVKDHVDLGEALGILDLERAVKITGSRFAILNGAGARLERALVNFMLDVHTREHGYTETLPPFMVNENSLFGTGQLPKFEADLFKLTDERKFYLIPTAEVPVTNYHADEILDAKDLPKCFTAYTPCFRSEAGSYGRDTRGLIRQHQFEKVELVKITLPETSDEEHEKLTANAETILQLLGLPHRTVVLSTGDMGFGSRKTYDIEVWMPSQNTYREISSCSNCGDFQARRMSLRFRRAGGAKPEFAHTLNGSGLAVGRTWVAILENYQQADGTILIPEVLRPFMNGMERIDFPI; translated from the coding sequence ATGTTAGACCTTAATTTTGTCAGAGATAACTTGGAGACGGTCCGGAAGGCGCTTGAGAATCGCAATTTCCCAACCGCGCTTTTGGATGATTTCGCCGTTATGGACGCAGACCGTCGGCACGTGATCGGCGAGAGCGACCAGATCAACGCGCGACGCAATACTGCAAGCAAGGAGATCGGCGCGTTGATGCAGGCCGGAAAACGGGCCGAAGCCGATGCGAAAAAAGCCGAGGTCGCGGGACTGAAAGATCGTCAGACCGAATTGGACGAACAGCGCAAGAAGTTTGAAGCCGAAATGGAAGACCTGTTGTCGAACCTTCCGAATATCCAGTCGGACGATGTTCCGGTCGGGCCGGACGAGTCGGCAAACGTCGAGGTCCGCCGGTGGGGAACTCCGCGCGACTTTGATTTCGAGGTCAAAGATCACGTGGATCTGGGCGAAGCGCTCGGCATTCTCGATCTCGAGCGTGCGGTGAAGATCACGGGTTCGCGTTTCGCGATCCTCAACGGCGCCGGCGCGCGGCTCGAACGGGCGTTGGTCAACTTTATGCTCGACGTTCACACGCGCGAGCACGGCTATACCGAGACGCTGCCGCCGTTTATGGTCAATGAAAATTCGCTCTTCGGAACCGGGCAATTACCGAAATTCGAGGCGGACCTCTTCAAGTTGACCGACGAGCGCAAGTTCTACTTGATCCCGACGGCGGAAGTTCCGGTGACGAATTATCACGCGGACGAGATTCTCGACGCGAAAGATCTGCCGAAGTGTTTCACCGCATACACGCCGTGTTTTCGCTCCGAAGCCGGAAGTTACGGCCGCGACACGCGCGGATTGATTCGTCAGCATCAATTCGAAAAGGTGGAACTCGTCAAGATCACATTGCCCGAAACTTCGGATGAAGAGCACGAGAAACTGACGGCAAACGCGGAAACGATCCTGCAATTGCTGGGGTTGCCGCATCGGACCGTTGTGCTCTCGACGGGCGATATGGGTTTCGGATCGCGCAAAACGTACGATATCGAGGTCTGGATGCCGTCGCAGAATACGTACCGAGAGATCTCCAGCTGCTCGAACTGCGGGGATTTTCAGGCACGGCGTATGAGTTTGCGTTTTCGTCGCGCGGGCGGCGCGAAGCCCGAGTTCGCTCACACGCTCAACGGTTCCGGACTCGCCGTCGGCCGCACCTGGGTGGCGATCCTTGAAAACTATCAGCAAGCGGACGGAACGATCCTGATTCCCGAAGTTCTGCGACCCTTTATGAACGGGATGGAGAGAATCGACTTTCCGATCTAG
- a CDS encoding ComF family protein — protein sequence MLHRIYDALLAVAFPQACSVCGNINENYADGVACDACWRKTRVFSGNVTVCGKCSQFLRPESPTGEAFCHRCADHSYDAAMAIGLYEKALASSVLSLKSEPFVARRLCEMLCAAFDRTPFYDSDLVVPIPLSRKRRIERGFNQAEILADIIVKHTGIRLDVASLARVRHTPMHRAAMDSRARELTVERAFAVTRPKLIEGRAILLIDDVFTSGATVSTCAKALKQNGARKVNVLTIARAI from the coding sequence ATGCTGCACCGGATCTATGACGCACTCCTCGCCGTCGCGTTTCCGCAGGCGTGTAGCGTTTGCGGGAATATCAACGAAAATTATGCTGACGGCGTCGCGTGCGACGCGTGCTGGCGGAAGACCAGGGTTTTTTCGGGCAACGTAACCGTTTGCGGAAAATGCTCGCAATTCCTGCGCCCGGAATCGCCTACCGGAGAAGCATTCTGTCATCGATGCGCCGACCATTCATACGATGCCGCGATGGCGATCGGTTTGTACGAAAAGGCACTCGCATCGTCCGTTCTGTCGCTGAAGTCCGAACCGTTTGTCGCGCGGCGTCTGTGCGAAATGTTGTGCGCGGCTTTTGACCGTACGCCGTTCTATGATTCTGACCTTGTCGTTCCCATTCCTCTTTCAAGAAAACGCCGCATCGAACGCGGCTTCAATCAGGCCGAAATTCTGGCCGACATTATCGTAAAACACACCGGCATCCGACTCGATGTTGCGAGCCTTGCACGTGTACGCCACACGCCGATGCATCGCGCGGCAATGGATTCACGGGCGCGGGAACTGACCGTCGAAAGGGCCTTTGCCGTAACACGTCCGAAACTGATTGAAGGACGGGCGATCCTGCTCATCGATGATGTGTTCACGTCCGGCGCAACCGTTTCGACGTGCGCAAAAGCCCTGAAACAAAACGGCGCGCGAAAGGTCAATGTTCTGACTATCGCGCGCGCGATTTGA
- a CDS encoding class IV adenylate cyclase, with protein MAILNFEFKARAADIDALEQRLLYFNPRFGGEDRQIDTYFNVARGRLKLREGNIENALIHYERADKTGAKQSSILLYEHQPNADLKEMLKRSLGVKVVVDKRRRIYFIENVKFHFDRLDGLGTFVEVEAIDRDGSIGIETLERQCRKYAELFEIKHSDYVSESYSDLILTSKLND; from the coding sequence ATGGCGATTCTAAATTTTGAATTCAAAGCGCGCGCGGCAGATATCGACGCACTCGAACAACGTCTGCTTTATTTCAACCCTCGATTCGGCGGTGAAGATCGCCAGATCGACACCTATTTCAATGTCGCGAGGGGCCGGCTCAAACTGCGTGAAGGAAACATTGAAAATGCCCTGATCCATTACGAACGTGCCGACAAAACCGGCGCGAAACAATCGTCAATCCTGCTTTACGAACATCAGCCCAACGCCGATCTGAAAGAGATGTTGAAAAGGAGCCTCGGCGTCAAGGTCGTCGTCGATAAGCGTCGCCGCATCTATTTCATCGAAAACGTCAAATTTCATTTCGACCGGCTCGACGGATTAGGGACATTCGTCGAAGTCGAGGCGATCGACCGCGACGGATCGATCGGGATCGAAACGCTCGAACGTCAATGCCGCAAATATGCGGAGCTGTTTGAGATCAAACATTCGGATTATGTTTCCGAATCATACAGCGACCTGATTCTGACATCCAAACTCAATGACTGA